The proteins below come from a single Oscillospiraceae bacterium genomic window:
- a CDS encoding pentapeptide repeat-containing protein, translated as MRAEYREGERFSRLEFTEETFYDCDFSDCTFIDCTFENCKLDHSVLSECQFIRCTITDLKTTMSRAKFTEFQSCTLNNIEWMSLQGDGSFADPIEKLQGCSLKYNTFTEMNFTKFNFAGNEIQRSMFAKCNLVSADFEKCDLLDTEFYQCDMRKSNFKEASGYKVDIFGCKLQDAKFSLPEAVSLLGDLRIKLL; from the coding sequence ATGCGCGCCGAATACCGCGAGGGAGAGCGCTTTTCGCGCCTTGAATTTACAGAGGAAACCTTTTACGACTGCGACTTCTCCGACTGCACCTTCATCGACTGCACCTTTGAAAACTGCAAGCTGGACCACAGCGTGCTGAGTGAGTGCCAGTTCATCCGCTGTACGATTACTGACCTGAAAACCACGATGTCCCGCGCAAAGTTTACGGAGTTTCAAAGCTGCACCCTCAACAATATCGAATGGATGTCCCTGCAGGGGGACGGCTCGTTTGCCGACCCGATTGAAAAATTGCAGGGCTGCAGCCTGAAATACAACACCTTCACCGAGATGAACTTTACAAAATTCAACTTTGCAGGCAACGAGATCCAGCGCTCGATGTTCGCCAAGTGCAATCTCGTCAGTGCAGATTTTGAGAAATGCGACCTGCTGGACACCGAATTTTACCAGTGCGATATGCGGAAGTCAAACTTCAAGGAGGCCAGCGGATATAAAGTCGATATCTTCGGCTGCAAGCTGCAGGATGCAAAATTTTCACTGCCGGAGGCGGTGTCGCTGCTGGGAGATTTGAGGATCAAATTGCTATGA
- a CDS encoding CPBP family intramembrane metalloprotease, producing MAKSRGVRGAAGACAAASLVYLLGRSLLALLVSALMGLAHPGASLAKPLGFSDVSAALFQLLVGIGAIALTLAFLLKLTRLRQVDLRIALPAPWSPGFCLPVFLGVANLANLAGALINHITDNPTTSELLPSGGPELLVCFISLCIMPAVAEELLFRGAFQGLMRPCGSAAAIFAPALLFGLLHLDLAQGLTAFACGVFLGWLTERSGSILPGMLLHLANNTLAFLTIYLRYYAPAELSFGVELFILLFFPVFGGWMIWNARQQGFRFSAGLRPGVDVLAVFTSPAYSAAVIFLVVYAVFFVH from the coding sequence ATGGCAAAATCACGCGGGGTGCGGGGCGCAGCGGGCGCTTGTGCGGCGGCATCCCTTGTATATCTGCTGGGGCGCAGCCTGCTGGCCCTGCTGGTCAGCGCCCTTATGGGGCTGGCACATCCGGGGGCCAGTCTGGCAAAGCCCCTCGGCTTTAGTGATGTCAGCGCAGCGCTGTTTCAGCTGCTGGTCGGCATTGGGGCCATCGCCCTGACGCTGGCCTTTCTGCTCAAGCTGACCCGCCTGCGGCAGGTGGATCTGCGCATCGCCCTGCCGGCCCCATGGAGCCCGGGCTTCTGTCTGCCGGTCTTTCTCGGTGTGGCCAACCTTGCCAACCTTGCCGGGGCGCTCATCAACCATATCACAGACAACCCGACAACGAGCGAGCTGCTGCCCAGCGGTGGACCCGAGCTGCTTGTCTGCTTTATATCGCTCTGCATCATGCCCGCTGTGGCCGAGGAGCTGCTCTTCCGCGGGGCGTTTCAGGGCTTGATGCGCCCCTGCGGCAGCGCAGCGGCCATCTTTGCGCCGGCGCTGCTCTTCGGTCTGCTGCATCTCGATCTGGCGCAGGGGCTGACAGCCTTTGCCTGCGGGGTCTTTCTGGGCTGGCTGACCGAGCGGTCGGGCAGCATCCTGCCGGGTATGCTGCTGCACCTTGCAAACAACACGCTGGCGTTTTTGACGATCTACCTGCGGTATTACGCCCCGGCGGAGTTGTCCTTCGGCGTTGAGCTGTTCATCCTGCTCTTTTTCCCGGTGTTCGGTGGCTGGATGATCTGGAACGCCCGGCAGCAGGGCTTTCGCTTTTCGGCCGGTCTGCGCCCCGGCGTGGATGTGCTGGCGGTGTTCACCAGCCCGGCCTACAGCGCCGCTGTGATCTTTCTGGTTGTATATGCGGTGTTTTTTGTGCATTGA
- a CDS encoding SDR family oxidoreductase — protein MTTNHVFITGGSRGIGAAAVLAFARAGYDVAFTYNAHPDAAEAVLRRAAAAAQGGRFLAIQADAGDSAQVQAAVEQAQRELGGLQVLVCNAGIAQVKLFTDTTDEDWHRMMAVDLDGAFYACRAVLPGMVHQKYGRILLVSSMWGQTGASCEVAYSAAKAGLIGLGKALAKEEGPSGITVNVIAPGVIDTDMMAGFTAEDRAALAEETPVERLGTADEIARTMVFLADEASGYITGQVLGVNGGLVI, from the coding sequence ATGACTACGAACCATGTATTCATCACCGGCGGCAGCCGGGGAATCGGCGCGGCGGCGGTGCTGGCGTTCGCCCGCGCCGGGTATGATGTTGCCTTTACCTACAACGCCCATCCGGACGCCGCCGAGGCGGTGCTGCGCCGCGCCGCAGCCGCCGCGCAGGGCGGCCGCTTTCTGGCAATACAGGCCGATGCGGGGGATTCTGCACAGGTGCAGGCCGCCGTGGAGCAGGCACAGCGGGAGCTGGGCGGCCTGCAGGTGCTTGTCTGCAATGCGGGCATTGCGCAGGTCAAGCTGTTTACCGACACCACCGATGAGGATTGGCACCGGATGATGGCCGTTGATCTGGACGGTGCGTTCTACGCCTGCCGCGCCGTGCTGCCCGGCATGGTACACCAGAAATACGGCCGTATCCTGCTGGTCAGCAGTATGTGGGGGCAGACCGGTGCCAGCTGCGAGGTGGCCTACAGCGCAGCCAAGGCGGGGCTGATCGGCCTTGGCAAGGCCCTCGCCAAGGAGGAGGGCCCCAGCGGCATCACAGTCAATGTCATTGCGCCGGGCGTCATTGACACCGACATGATGGCGGGCTTTACCGCAGAGGACCGCGCCGCTTTGGCGGAGGAAACCCCTGTGGAGCGCCTTGGCACGGCGGACGAGATCGCCCGCACGATGGTCTTTCTGGCCGATGAGGCCAGCGGCTACATCACCGGTCAGGTGCTGGGTGTCAACGGAGGGCTGGTGATCTGA
- a CDS encoding GNAT family N-acetyltransferase: MKNIQIEKLSGTYIIRCLTDADVPMLYAWMLRNDQYFRYCGGGTTPERVRQDLTLCPPGTTPAQKHYVGFFDADTLVAVMDLIDGYPDADTAFIGFFMMNKDLQGQGTGTMIVRDVLAALRALGYTAVRLGIDKENPQSNHFWRKNGFAVLREAAQERGIVLLAERRLA; encoded by the coding sequence ATGAAAAATATACAGATTGAAAAGCTATCCGGTACGTATATAATTCGCTGTCTGACGGACGCCGATGTGCCGATGCTGTACGCATGGATGCTGCGCAATGACCAGTACTTCAGATATTGTGGCGGCGGCACAACGCCCGAGCGTGTGCGGCAGGACCTGACGCTCTGCCCGCCGGGCACTACACCGGCGCAGAAGCACTATGTCGGATTTTTTGACGCGGATACGCTGGTTGCTGTTATGGATCTGATCGACGGTTACCCGGACGCAGACACGGCGTTCATCGGCTTTTTCATGATGAACAAGGACCTGCAGGGGCAGGGAACCGGCACGATGATCGTCCGCGATGTGCTGGCTGCGCTGCGTGCGCTGGGCTATACGGCGGTACGCCTCGGCATTGACAAGGAAAACCCGCAGTCCAATCATTTCTGGCGCAAAAACGGCTTTGCTGTGTTAAGGGAAGCCGCGCAGGAGCGCGGCATCGTCCTGCTTGCGGAACGGCGTCTGGCGTAA
- a CDS encoding nucleoside deaminase, producing the protein MTDEELMRAALAEAKLAAALGEVPVGAVVAKDGEIIARAHNLRESGKNATYHAELLAIDAACKALGGWRLWQCELFVTLEPCPMCSGAIINSRLKRVVYGARDPKAGCCGSLTDLFALPFNHHPVMESGLLEEEAQALLQDFFAMLREKRKKK; encoded by the coding sequence ATGACCGATGAAGAACTGATGCGCGCCGCGCTGGCAGAGGCAAAGCTTGCCGCCGCACTGGGCGAGGTCCCGGTCGGGGCGGTTGTGGCCAAGGACGGGGAGATCATCGCCCGCGCCCACAACCTGCGCGAGAGCGGCAAAAACGCCACCTACCACGCTGAGCTGCTGGCCATTGATGCAGCCTGCAAGGCGCTGGGCGGCTGGCGGCTCTGGCAATGTGAGCTGTTCGTGACGCTGGAGCCCTGCCCTATGTGCAGCGGGGCTATCATCAACAGCCGCCTGAAGCGGGTCGTCTACGGCGCACGCGACCCCAAGGCGGGCTGCTGCGGCAGCCTGACCGACCTGTTTGCGCTACCCTTCAACCATCACCCGGTCATGGAATCGGGCCTGCTGGAAGAGGAGGCACAGGCATTGCTGCAGGACTTTTTTGCGATGCTGAGAGAGAAACGGAAGAAAAAATGA